One Gossypium raimondii isolate GPD5lz chromosome 3, ASM2569854v1, whole genome shotgun sequence genomic window carries:
- the LOC105796151 gene encoding V-type proton ATPase subunit G1: MDSFKGQGGIQMLLTAEQEAQHIVSSARNLKMARLKQAKEEAEKDVALFRSQMEAEYQNKISESSGSSDNTVKRLEEETDRRIKALTKSTSMVSKEIIEMLMKHVTSVKI, translated from the exons ATGGATTCATTTAAAGGACAAGGAGGCATTCAGATGCTGCTAACTGCGGAGCAAGAGGCTCAGCACATTGTTTCAAGTGCTAGAAACC TGAAGATGGCCAGGCTAAAGCAAGCCAAAGAAGAAGCTGAAAAGGATGTTGCCCTCTTCCGCTCCCAAATGGAAGCTGAATACCAGAATAAAATCTCTGAG TCAAGTGGAAGCTCTGATAATACTGTGAAGCGACTTGAAGAGGAAACTGACAGAAGGATTAAAGCCTTGACGAAATCAACCTCGATGGTATCAaaagaaataattgaaatgCTCATGAAACACGTTACAAGTGTGAAGATTTGA